GGCCGGGGCCCAGGATGGCGACCAGCACCAGCGCCAGGAGTAGCGAGGGAAATGCGAGGATGACGTCCATCACGCGCATGATGAATGTGTCGAACCAGCCTCCGACGTAGCCCGCGATCAGGCCGATCACCACGCCCCCCGTCAGGGCGATGACGACGACGACGAGGCCGATGAACAGCGAGAAGCGGGCGCCATGGATGAGCCGGGACAGCAGATCCCTGCCGACCGCGTCCGTGCCGAGCAGAAACCTGAGCTGTCCCCCGCTCTCCCAGATCGGCGGCGTCAGCAGCGCGTCGCGGTATTGCTGGTTGGGATCGTGCGGGGCAATGAACGAGGCGAGCAGTGCGACGATCACCAGGGCGACGAAGACATACAAGCCAATCACCGCGCCGCGGTTCTCGCTGAAATAGTGCCAGAATTCCAGCAGCATCTGGCGCGTGGCGTTGCGCGCCTCGGCCTCGATTTCGCTCTTTACCGCCAAGTCAGCCATGACGCCCTCAAACGTACCGGATGCGCGGGTTGATGAGCCCGTAGAGGACGTCGACAATCAGATTAACCACCATGATGACGCCGGCGATCAGCAACAGGCCGCCCTGCACCGCCGGATAGTCGCGGCGGAAGATCGAATCGACCATCCATTTGCCGATCCCCGGCCAGGAGAAGATCGTCTCCGTCAGGATGGCGCCGGCCAGCAATACGCCGACCTGAAGCCCGATGGTCGTGACCACCGGGATCAGCGCGTTGCGCAACGCGTGCAGCCCGATGACGCGGGCCGGCGACAGCCCCTTGGCGCGGGCCGTGCGGACGTAATCCTCGCCCAGCACCTCCAGCATCGCCGATCGGGTCTGGCGGGCGATCACCGCAAGCG
This portion of the Hyphomicrobiales bacterium genome encodes:
- a CDS encoding ABC transporter permease subunit, with protein sequence MADLAVKSEIEAEARNATRQMLLEFWHYFSENRGAVIGLYVFVALVIVALLASFIAPHDPNQQYRDALLTPPIWESGGQLRFLLGTDAVGRDLLSRLIHGARFSLFIGLVVVVIALTGGVVIGLIAGYVGGWFDTFIMRVMDVILAFPSLLLALVLVAILGPGLLNAMIAIAIVLQPHFVRLTRAAVMSEKTREYVVSARVAGAGPLRLMLVTILPNCLAPLIVQATLSFSNAILDAAALGFLGMGAQPPAPEWGTMLAEAREFILRAWWVVTFPGLAILITVLAINLVGDGLRDALDPKLKRS